A single window of Arcobacter sp. F2176 DNA harbors:
- a CDS encoding type I secretion system permease/ATPase, which yields MNAIKNLLPTFKYMLDFYYGEVSVNTILSLDAIKDDDFDIDSIFTVCEQIGLICIKKDLNAQDIPSHFLPCIIIDENNNSVIYRKNIANKKIEIYDSLREQVTEISYKELKKYNTAILIFREDTKKELLDKTIDNNWFWNPIKSFWKSYVEVGILTFFINIFALFTPLFTMIVYDRVVPNAAYDTLFVLSLGLIIVLIFDLVFKSARSHIVDKTGKKLSIYFEEALMKRVLALQAQYDVMMTGAKVNLFKELSTVRDFFATRTIMQLIDFPFFFFALITIFLISSTVAMVPLFISITIIVINLSLQIPISNLSKKHLDNVQSKHNFLIESIQATDTVKLSNALSSKIFKWRSIISHTEDVQVKIQKVNTFAINISQSLIQLTTILVIAVGVFEISNKNLSVGGLIAVTILASRAMVPVINISSMVIKFKEIKDSLTNLRDFWSLPLENEKNIEIGLGKLHGDIELKNVSFYFKNAKYPSLDNINIKINRGEKIGIIGQTGAGKSTLLKLLTGLLHPTQGSIFIDNHNISTIHPVEIRDNIGVMAQEPFLFNGTLKENIELSKPISKEKMMELIKLTGLEDLVKKSGQGDGIPVGERGSNLSTGQRHLVGLARAIANDPSILILDEPTTGLDVGLEKKLMLNLKNIVEEKTLILITHRFAALELVDRLIVINEGKIVANGPRDAVLQALRNPEVKR from the coding sequence TTGAATGCTATAAAAAATCTTCTACCTACTTTTAAATATATGCTAGATTTTTACTATGGTGAAGTTAGTGTAAATACCATATTAAGTTTAGATGCCATAAAAGATGATGATTTTGATATTGACTCAATTTTTACAGTTTGTGAACAAATTGGATTAATATGTATCAAAAAAGATTTAAATGCACAAGATATTCCCTCACATTTCCTACCATGCATAATAATAGATGAAAATAACAACTCTGTAATTTATAGAAAAAACATAGCAAATAAAAAAATAGAAATTTATGATTCTTTGAGAGAACAAGTAACTGAAATCAGCTATAAAGAGTTAAAAAAATATAATACAGCAATTTTAATTTTTAGGGAAGATACAAAAAAAGAGTTATTAGATAAAACCATCGATAATAATTGGTTTTGGAACCCCATTAAATCTTTTTGGAAGTCTTATGTTGAAGTTGGTATTTTAACTTTTTTTATTAATATCTTTGCTTTATTTACACCATTATTTACAATGATTGTATATGATAGAGTTGTTCCAAATGCTGCTTATGATACACTTTTTGTATTAAGTCTTGGTCTAATAATTGTATTGATTTTTGACCTTGTATTTAAAAGTGCAAGAAGTCATATTGTTGATAAAACTGGTAAAAAACTCTCTATTTATTTTGAAGAAGCACTTATGAAAAGAGTTTTAGCTTTGCAAGCACAATATGATGTGATGATGACAGGAGCTAAAGTTAATTTGTTTAAAGAACTTTCAACTGTTCGAGATTTTTTTGCAACTAGAACGATTATGCAATTGATTGATTTCCCATTTTTCTTTTTTGCTTTGATTACTATATTCTTGATTTCATCAACTGTTGCTATGGTTCCACTTTTTATTTCAATAACTATAATAGTTATAAATTTATCTTTACAAATACCTATTTCTAATTTGAGCAAAAAACATCTGGATAATGTGCAATCTAAACATAACTTTTTAATTGAATCTATTCAAGCAACTGATACGGTTAAACTATCAAATGCACTATCATCTAAAATTTTCAAATGGAGAAGTATCATCTCACATACGGAAGATGTTCAAGTGAAAATACAAAAAGTAAATACTTTTGCTATTAATATTTCACAATCACTTATTCAACTAACAACAATTCTTGTAATAGCTGTAGGAGTATTTGAAATATCAAACAAAAATTTAAGTGTGGGTGGATTAATTGCTGTAACAATATTGGCAAGTAGAGCAATGGTACCAGTTATAAATATCTCATCTATGGTCATAAAGTTTAAAGAGATAAAAGACTCACTTACAAATCTTAGAGATTTTTGGAGTTTGCCATTAGAAAATGAAAAGAATATTGAGATAGGACTTGGGAAACTACATGGAGATATCGAACTAAAAAATGTCTCTTTTTACTTTAAAAATGCAAAGTATCCATCATTGGATAATATTAATATAAAAATTAATAGAGGTGAAAAAATAGGTATTATTGGGCAAACAGGTGCTGGCAAATCTACTTTATTAAAATTACTTACAGGTTTACTTCATCCAACACAAGGTAGTATTTTTATAGATAATCATAATATTTCAACAATACATCCTGTTGAAATAAGGGATAATATAGGGGTAATGGCACAAGAACCATTTTTATTCAATGGAACTCTAAAAGAAAATATTGAGCTATCAAAACCTATCAGTAAAGAAAAGATGATGGAATTAATTAAATTGACAGGATTAGAAGATTTAGTTAAAAAAAGTGGTCAAGGTGATGGTATACCTGTAGGTGAAAGAGGTTCTAATTTAAGTACAGGACAAAGACATTTAGTAGGTCTTGCAAGGGCAATAGCAAATGACCCATCAATTTTGATTTTGGATGAACCAACAACAGGATTAGATGTTGGATTAGAAAAAAAATTAATGCTTAATTTGAAGAATATTGTAGAAGAAAAAACTTTGATTCTGATTACACATAGATTTGCAGCTTTAGAATTAGTTGATAGACTTATCGTTATCAATGAGGGTAAAATTGTAGCTAATGGACCAAGAGATGCTGTTCTACAAGCCCTAAGAAATCCAGAGGTAAAAAGATGA
- a CDS encoding HlyD family type I secretion periplasmic adaptor subunit translates to MKLYYQDEDWNYQIVVYPMILFVVIFFIWATFTDIDEVVKGEGKVIPSGQTKILQHFEGGIISKILVQEGDRVKKGDILYRIKNKYFMADKKSQNLEIMALKIKAKRLESLIEDKELSFPSELTFDMDNIIKNEVDIYNEEMANKKRLIGIAQNQLKQKKLKLEELKTKFFNIQVELELAKENMEIQDALLKKNIISRKNYLVELAKKQTLVTEIQELKSKIPIAQEEINESEKKYKNVNSEILSKNLKQLSEVNLQIKQIEEKYKASEDRELRKFVISPVNGIVNKLYFNTVGGIIKPGDNIAEITPIEDSLIIEAKIRASDRAQIWPNQKVSIEITAYDFSRYGLLEGKIISISPDSTEDKLGNLNYFIKVKANKLGFDNKTPILPGMAANINILTGKKSILRYLIKPLKDIAKNSLTEH, encoded by the coding sequence ATGAAGCTATATTACCAAGATGAAGATTGGAACTACCAAATAGTTGTTTATCCTATGATTTTATTTGTAGTGATTTTTTTTATTTGGGCTACATTTACAGATATTGATGAAGTAGTAAAAGGAGAAGGGAAAGTAATCCCATCAGGGCAAACAAAAATACTACAACACTTTGAAGGTGGTATCATATCAAAAATTTTGGTTCAAGAGGGAGATAGAGTAAAAAAAGGTGATATCTTATATAGAATCAAAAATAAATATTTTATGGCAGATAAAAAATCACAAAATTTAGAAATTATGGCACTTAAAATAAAAGCTAAAAGACTAGAATCACTAATTGAAGATAAAGAGTTATCTTTTCCTTCTGAATTAACTTTTGATATGGATAACATAATAAAAAATGAAGTTGATATTTATAATGAAGAGATGGCAAATAAAAAAAGATTAATTGGCATTGCCCAAAATCAATTAAAACAAAAGAAATTAAAACTAGAAGAATTAAAAACCAAATTTTTTAATATTCAAGTTGAATTAGAACTTGCAAAAGAAAATATGGAGATTCAAGATGCTTTACTTAAAAAAAATATTATTTCAAGAAAGAATTATTTAGTAGAATTAGCTAAAAAACAAACGCTTGTAACAGAAATACAAGAATTAAAAAGTAAAATTCCAATTGCCCAAGAAGAGATAAATGAATCTGAAAAAAAATATAAAAATGTAAATTCTGAAATATTATCAAAAAACTTAAAACAATTGTCAGAAGTAAATCTTCAGATCAAACAAATAGAAGAAAAATACAAAGCAAGTGAAGATAGAGAATTAAGAAAATTTGTTATAAGCCCAGTAAATGGAATAGTTAATAAACTTTATTTTAATACAGTAGGTGGAATAATTAAACCAGGAGACAATATAGCAGAAATAACACCTATAGAAGACTCTTTGATTATTGAAGCAAAAATAAGAGCATCAGATAGAGCACAAATATGGCCTAATCAAAAAGTTTCTATAGAAATAACTGCTTATGATTTTTCAAGATATGGTTTATTAGAAGGTAAAATTATATCTATATCTCCGGATAGCACAGAAGATAAACTTGGTAATCTGAACTACTTTATAAAAGTAAAAGCAAATAAACTTGGATTTGACAATAAAACACCAATTCTACCTGGTATGGCTGCTAATATTAATATTTTAACAGGTAAAAAAAGTATTTTAAGATACTTAATAAAACCATTAAAAGATATAGCTAAAAACTCTTTAACAGAACATTGA
- a CDS encoding HDOD domain-containing protein, whose translation MTYIELLKKIDTLAPLPKTLLDIEDFKSTSNYDIEALSKIIEQDPLMVSSILKTANSAMFGFVSKVDTLNRAVNLLGVNFTISIALGSGIKRALDSDLNAYNASSDDFLRIANMQSNLVNLWIGKLDNELRNELLLSAFLQESGKFIINNAIVEENKTQEFSQKILSNFDKLEIIEKEYVGMTTAEVTSAIFKHWNLTKNIINYIKFSDNPEKALPEHKKHAQILHVVKKLCNIVKPFDSKIIEEAVAKAEEFGFDSKILRSAISKMEDRILDEN comes from the coding sequence ATGACATACATTGAACTTCTAAAAAAGATTGATACCTTGGCTCCTTTACCTAAAACTTTACTTGATATTGAAGATTTTAAAAGTACTAGTAATTATGATATTGAAGCACTAAGTAAAATTATAGAACAAGATCCTCTTATGGTTTCAAGTATATTAAAAACAGCAAATTCTGCAATGTTTGGATTTGTGAGCAAAGTTGATACTTTAAATAGAGCAGTTAATTTATTGGGTGTTAATTTTACAATTTCTATTGCTTTAGGAAGTGGTATAAAAAGAGCTTTAGATAGTGATTTAAATGCATACAATGCTTCAAGTGATGATTTCTTGAGAATAGCAAATATGCAATCAAATCTTGTGAACCTTTGGATTGGAAAACTTGATAATGAACTAAGAAATGAATTACTTTTGTCTGCTTTTTTACAAGAAAGTGGAAAATTTATTATAAATAATGCCATTGTAGAAGAAAATAAAACCCAAGAGTTCTCACAAAAGATTTTAAGTAATTTTGACAAATTAGAAATCATTGAAAAAGAATATGTTGGTATGACAACAGCAGAAGTTACTTCTGCTATATTTAAACACTGGAATTTGACTAAAAATATCATAAATTATATAAAATTCAGTGACAACCCAGAAAAAGCTTTACCAGAGCATAAAAAGCATGCTCAAATTTTACATGTTGTAAAAAAACTATGTAATATAGTAAAACCGTTTGATTCTAAAATTATTGAAGAAGCAGTTGCAAAAGCAGAAGAATTTGGTTTTGATAGTAAAATACTAAGATCTGCTATTTCAAAGATGGAAGATAGAATTTTAGATGAAAATTAA
- a CDS encoding DUF2779 domain-containing protein, with the protein MNLSKSLYTKGIQCPKALWLKKYKPSVLTPPDEQAQAIFETGNIVGNFACQLFSEGKEVPFTREYDEMIATTKKWLDGGVPSIYEATFNYEGILVMVDILTISNGEVSIYEVKSSTEVKDIYLHDVSIQYYVLQNLGFSIKSASVVHINSEYVRGESLELNKLFKIVDVTSAVQNLQTNIPSILKEFEIYLNDKENEPNIDIGKHCNKPYECDAKNYCWKVQRDIPDYSIFNIFNLGSKKQVELYNNGIIDIADIPEDFDMTTIQKQAIENYKSKASYIDKENIKAFLENLTYPIYHLDFETYQQAIPEYKGLKPFEQIPFQYSLHIEYEDGKLEHKEYLAQDSVDSRFELAQKLCDDIPNNVTVLAYNMSFEKGVIKRLANTFTDLEQHLLAINENIQDLMTPFKKKWYVTASMNGSYSIKYVLPALVPEFEKAYKELDGVQNGSQAMNAFANMSKLEEQQKLKLRSALLEYCKLDTLAMVKVLARLRKQV; encoded by the coding sequence ATGAATCTCTCTAAATCCCTCTACACAAAAGGTATTCAATGCCCCAAAGCCCTTTGGCTTAAAAAATATAAACCAAGTGTCCTAACACCACCAGATGAGCAAGCACAGGCTATATTTGAAACAGGAAATATAGTTGGGAACTTTGCTTGTCAACTTTTCTCTGAGGGTAAAGAAGTACCTTTTACAAGGGAATATGATGAGATGATAGCTACAACTAAAAAGTGGCTTGATGGAGGTGTGCCTAGTATTTATGAAGCTACTTTTAACTACGAGGGTATTTTAGTCATGGTGGATATTTTGACTATTTCTAATGGTGAAGTATCTATTTATGAAGTTAAAAGCTCTACAGAGGTAAAAGATATATATCTTCATGATGTATCTATTCAGTATTATGTTTTACAAAACTTAGGCTTTAGTATAAAAAGTGCAAGTGTAGTACATATAAATAGTGAGTATGTAAGAGGTGAGTCTTTAGAGTTAAATAAGCTTTTTAAGATAGTTGATGTTACAAGTGCGGTGCAAAACTTACAGACAAATATCCCAAGCATATTAAAAGAGTTTGAAATATATTTGAATGATAAAGAAAATGAGCCAAATATTGATATAGGAAAACATTGTAACAAACCCTATGAATGTGATGCAAAAAATTATTGTTGGAAAGTGCAAAGGGATATACCTGATTATTCTATATTTAATATCTTCAATCTTGGAAGTAAAAAGCAAGTTGAACTATACAATAATGGTATCATAGATATTGCAGATATCCCAGAAGATTTTGATATGACTACTATTCAAAAACAAGCAATAGAAAACTATAAATCAAAAGCAAGCTACATAGACAAAGAAAATATCAAAGCCTTTTTAGAAAACCTAACCTACCCAATCTATCACTTAGACTTTGAAACCTATCAACAAGCCATACCAGAGTATAAAGGACTAAAACCCTTTGAACAAATCCCTTTTCAATATTCACTTCATATTGAATATGAAGATGGAAAATTAGAACATAAAGAGTATTTGGCACAAGATAGTGTTGATAGTAGATTCGAACTAGCCCAAAAGTTATGTGATGATATACCAAATAATGTAACAGTATTAGCTTATAACATGAGTTTTGAAAAAGGTGTGATAAAAAGACTAGCAAACACATTTACAGACCTTGAACAGCACTTATTGGCTATAAATGAAAACATACAAGACTTAATGACACCTTTTAAAAAGAAGTGGTATGTAACTGCTAGTATGAATGGAAGCTACTCTATAAAGTATGTCTTACCAGCGCTTGTACCTGAGTTTGAAAAAGCTTACAAAGAGTTAGATGGAGTTCAAAATGGAAGCCAAGCCATGAATGCCTTTGCAAATATGAGCAAGCTAGAAGAACAGCAGAAGTTGAAACTTAGAAGTGCACTTCTAGAGTACTGTAAACTTGACACTTTGGCTATGGTGAAGGTGTTGGCAAGATTAAGAAAGCAAGTCTAA
- a CDS encoding sodium-dependent transporter produces the protein MVNKFSRIGFILAAAGSAVGLGNIWKFPYITGEYGGGAFVLIYLVAILFIGLTVFLAEAVIGQNGQANVSTSFVIMSKSKNPNWKLAGFMVATGLIVLSFYSVVLGWILNYVVSSFDTLPTKTEIAGAKFENLISNDIGSLLIYHTLIAGSVVFIVLKGIKEGIEKINLILMPLLGLILIGLLIYAFTLDSFSQAVSFMFIPDFSKIDGNALLAALGQAFFTLSLGVGTILTYSASLSKKTNFVKSSFYVAAVDTTIAIVAGLIIFSFLFEAGAPSAAGPGLVFISLPVIFSGWGLLGHIIAVSFFVALVFAGITSAVSMIEPALRFFIERFKITRAKATIICGSTFYILGIVALLSMSKTYADELTFFGKNAFDIMDFMTSSVMMPLAAILTCVFLGYFVDKKLLEEKFLAHCSSSVFNTWYFLIRFVVPIAIVILLLNKLGAI, from the coding sequence ATGGTTAATAAATTCTCACGAATCGGATTTATTTTAGCAGCAGCTGGTTCTGCTGTTGGACTTGGTAATATTTGGAAGTTTCCTTATATTACAGGAGAATATGGTGGAGGTGCTTTTGTACTAATTTACCTTGTTGCTATTTTGTTTATTGGACTTACTGTATTTCTTGCAGAAGCTGTAATTGGTCAAAATGGTCAAGCAAATGTATCAACTTCATTTGTAATTATGTCAAAATCTAAAAATCCAAATTGGAAACTAGCTGGTTTTATGGTTGCAACAGGCTTAATTGTTCTATCTTTTTATTCTGTTGTTTTAGGTTGGATTTTAAATTATGTTGTAAGTTCATTTGATACCTTACCTACAAAAACAGAAATTGCTGGTGCAAAATTTGAAAACTTAATTTCAAATGATATTGGCTCTCTTCTTATTTATCATACTTTAATTGCGGGGTCTGTTGTTTTTATTGTATTAAAAGGGATTAAGGAAGGAATTGAAAAAATCAATTTGATATTGATGCCCTTACTAGGATTAATATTAATAGGTCTTTTAATTTATGCCTTTACACTTGATTCTTTTTCTCAAGCAGTATCTTTTATGTTTATTCCTGATTTTAGTAAAATTGATGGAAATGCTTTATTAGCTGCATTAGGACAAGCTTTTTTTACATTGTCTCTTGGAGTGGGTACTATTTTAACATATTCTGCATCATTATCTAAAAAGACTAATTTTGTTAAATCATCTTTTTATGTAGCAGCAGTTGATACTACAATTGCAATTGTAGCAGGATTGATTATCTTTTCTTTTCTTTTTGAAGCAGGAGCACCAAGTGCTGCTGGACCTGGACTAGTGTTTATTTCTCTTCCAGTTATTTTTTCAGGATGGGGATTATTAGGTCATATAATTGCTGTGTCGTTTTTTGTTGCTTTAGTTTTTGCAGGAATTACATCAGCTGTTTCAATGATCGAACCAGCACTTAGGTTTTTTATTGAAAGATTTAAAATCACAAGGGCAAAAGCTACAATTATATGTGGTTCAACTTTTTATATTTTAGGTATAGTTGCCCTACTTTCTATGTCAAAAACCTATGCAGATGAGTTAACTTTTTTTGGGAAAAACGCCTTTGATATTATGGATTTTATGACTTCATCAGTTATGATGCCCCTTGCAGCAATTTTAACTTGCGTATTTTTAGGGTATTTTGTTGATAAAAAACTTTTAGAAGAAAAATTCTTAGCACACTGTTCATCAAGTGTTTTTAATACTTGGTATTTCTTAATTAGATTTGTTGTTCCTATTGCTATTGTAATTTTATTATTAAATAAATTAGGAGCTATATAG
- a CDS encoding sodium-dependent transporter — protein MKTGFSRVGFILAAAGSAVGLGNIWKFPYVTGENGGGAFVLIYLLAIAFIGLTIFIAESYIGRESRANAAAAYQIVSKSKNKNWRWAGFQIFSGIVILSFYAFIIGWILNYIIISFTGLPTTLEESKTVFTTLITEKIGLQILFHTIVTSTVIYIILKGVKNGIEKLNLILMPLLAIILLGLLAYSFTLDSFSKALEFMFMPDWSKIDENAILAAVGQAFFTLSLGMAIIITYSASMPKDGNFIKSSIMVAMVDTAVALIAGVIIFSFLFAAGAKSTAGPGLVFISLPLIFGGWGIFGQIIALAFFVALLFAGITSAVSLLEPPLMYLMETYKITRKKATVIAGSFFYILGIFALLSMSKDYGSLLTFFNKNLFDWLDYLTSSIAMPISGFVTCIFLGFFTDTNKLKQIFTKYVPQTVFKIWLVLVRFIVPIAIVLLFLNKLGVI, from the coding sequence ATGAAAACAGGATTTTCAAGAGTTGGATTTATTTTAGCAGCAGCAGGATCTGCTGTTGGTCTTGGTAATATTTGGAAATTTCCCTATGTAACAGGTGAAAATGGAGGAGGAGCTTTTGTACTTATTTATTTGTTAGCTATTGCTTTTATTGGTCTAACAATTTTTATTGCAGAATCGTATATAGGTAGAGAATCAAGAGCAAATGCAGCTGCTGCATATCAGATTGTTTCAAAATCAAAAAACAAAAACTGGAGATGGGCAGGATTTCAAATATTTTCTGGAATTGTAATTTTATCTTTTTATGCTTTTATTATTGGTTGGATTTTAAATTATATCATTATATCTTTTACAGGACTTCCAACTACTTTAGAAGAATCCAAAACAGTATTTACAACCTTAATTACTGAAAAAATAGGATTACAAATCTTATTTCATACTATTGTTACGTCAACAGTAATTTATATTATTTTAAAGGGTGTAAAAAATGGTATTGAAAAGTTAAACCTAATCTTAATGCCTCTACTTGCAATTATTCTTTTGGGTCTATTAGCATACTCTTTTACCCTTGATTCTTTTTCAAAAGCTTTAGAGTTTATGTTTATGCCTGACTGGTCAAAAATAGACGAAAACGCGATTTTAGCAGCTGTAGGACAAGCATTTTTCACATTGTCTCTTGGTATGGCTATTATTATTACTTACTCTGCTTCTATGCCAAAAGATGGAAACTTTATAAAGTCTTCTATAATGGTTGCAATGGTTGATACAGCTGTTGCATTAATTGCAGGAGTTATCATCTTTTCTTTCCTTTTTGCAGCAGGTGCAAAAAGTACAGCTGGTCCTGGTCTTGTATTTATATCATTGCCACTAATATTTGGAGGATGGGGAATATTTGGACAAATAATTGCTTTAGCTTTTTTTGTAGCCTTATTATTTGCAGGTATTACATCAGCAGTTTCACTACTAGAGCCACCATTAATGTATTTAATGGAAACATATAAAATAACAAGAAAAAAAGCAACGGTAATTGCTGGTTCATTTTTTTATATTTTAGGTATTTTTGCTTTATTATCTATGAGTAAAGATTATGGTTCTTTATTAACATTCTTTAATAAAAATTTATTTGATTGGTTGGATTATTTGACATCTTCTATAGCTATGCCAATATCAGGATTTGTAACTTGTATCTTCTTAGGTTTCTTTACAGATACAAACAAATTGAAACAAATCTTTACTAAATATGTTCCTCAAACAGTATTTAAAATCTGGTTGGTTTTAGTAAGATTTATTGTACCTATTGCAATTGTTTTATTGTTTTTAAATAAACTTGGAGTGATTTAA
- a CDS encoding type II toxin-antitoxin system HicA family toxin, whose product MSKKDKLLLKFLEIPPRKDLTFKELNSLLNSLGFEKIEGAGSAIKFYSKEKDLLLNLHKPHPSDILKVYIIKQIQNKLKEII is encoded by the coding sequence ATGAGTAAAAAAGATAAACTTTTATTAAAATTTCTGGAGATTCCTCCAAGAAAAGATTTAACATTTAAAGAATTAAATTCATTACTTAATTCTTTAGGTTTTGAAAAGATTGAAGGTGCTGGTTCTGCAATAAAATTTTACAGTAAAGAAAAAGATTTACTTTTAAATCTTCATAAACCACATCCAAGTGATATTTTAAAAGTTTATATTATAAAACAAATACAGAATAAATTAAAGGAGATTATCTAA
- a CDS encoding type II toxin-antitoxin system HicB family antitoxin, with translation MSNTIEYNGYIGTIEYSQEDKCFFGKLDMINDLVTFEANNANDLEKNFKNAVDEYIETCKQLGREPQKAFKGVFNVRTGSELHMAAVRNALKMGISLNSYIKSLIEKDVKIFLH, from the coding sequence ATGTCTAATACTATTGAATACAACGGATATATTGGCACTATTGAATACTCTCAAGAAGACAAATGCTTCTTTGGTAAGTTAGATATGATAAATGATTTAGTAACTTTTGAAGCCAATAATGCGAATGATTTAGAAAAAAACTTTAAAAATGCAGTTGATGAGTATATAGAAACTTGCAAACAACTAGGGCGTGAACCTCAAAAAGCTTTTAAGGGTGTTTTCAACGTACGAACAGGAAGTGAGTTACATATGGCTGCTGTTAGAAATGCTTTAAAAATGGGCATTTCTTTAAACTCTTATATTAAAAGTCTAATAGAAAAAGATGTGAAAATATTTTTGCATTAA